The Gemmata palustris genome includes a region encoding these proteins:
- a CDS encoding lysophospholipid acyltransferase family protein — MADRPNFVGRVWYDTVFWSSFTFFTFGFSIRRSGWKNMPRTGPVLVLANHQSMFDPVMVGLSSRRYLSYLARKNLFEQRGLAPIIRSLNAIPIDRGMGKDGIQAVLDALGQGQAVLVFPEGERTQDGAVEPLKPGVSLLIKRVNCPIVPVGIAGAFAAWSRHMKWPKLSPLLLPPDPSTIAISVGAPIEAARYQNMKRDAMLADLHRALVEQHADAERLRRK, encoded by the coding sequence ATGGCAGACCGCCCGAACTTCGTCGGCCGCGTGTGGTACGACACCGTTTTCTGGTCCTCATTCACGTTCTTCACGTTCGGGTTCAGCATCCGGCGCAGCGGCTGGAAGAACATGCCGCGCACCGGGCCGGTGCTGGTGCTCGCGAACCACCAGTCGATGTTCGACCCGGTGATGGTGGGGCTCTCGTCGCGCCGCTATCTTTCGTATCTCGCGCGAAAGAACCTCTTCGAGCAGCGCGGACTCGCACCCATCATTCGCAGCCTGAACGCGATCCCGATCGACCGCGGCATGGGGAAGGACGGCATTCAGGCGGTGCTCGATGCGCTGGGCCAGGGGCAGGCGGTGCTCGTGTTCCCCGAAGGCGAGCGCACGCAGGACGGCGCGGTCGAGCCGCTGAAGCCGGGCGTGTCGCTGCTCATCAAGCGCGTGAATTGCCCGATTGTGCCAGTGGGGATCGCGGGCGCGTTCGCGGCGTGGTCGCGGCACATGAAGTGGCCGAAGTTGTCGCCCCTCTTGTTACCACCGGACCCGAGTACGATTGCGATTTCCGTGGGCGCTCCTATTGAGGCCGCGCGCTACCAGAACATGAAGCGCGACGCGATGCTCGCCGACCTGCACCGCGCGCTCGTGGAGCAGCACGCGGACGCCGAGCGCCTGCGTCGGAAGTGA
- a CDS encoding YHS domain-containing protein, with protein MFQRTTYIAALAVCGLGLTALHSGAQPEKKAKPEDSAKSKKALQEVQDFIGLWNLEGTQKVGAKTEAWKEKVSWGWKFKDGDAWITVSFAEGKGKYFTSGELKYDAEKKKYLLALTPSAKGEAAQTFEGAYAKGALKVERKDPKTNDVYRLTLNTAAEGERFAMKYEKQDGGKGLFSAVHAMNGSKDGVVAGAPKKPECIVSGGSANISVSYNGKDYWVCCSGCRDEFKENPEKYVKGK; from the coding sequence ATGTTTCAGCGGACGACGTACATCGCCGCGCTCGCAGTGTGCGGCCTCGGGTTGACCGCCCTTCACAGCGGCGCGCAACCCGAAAAGAAAGCGAAGCCGGAAGACTCGGCCAAGTCGAAGAAGGCCCTTCAAGAAGTTCAGGACTTCATCGGGCTGTGGAACCTCGAGGGCACGCAGAAGGTCGGCGCGAAGACCGAGGCGTGGAAGGAGAAGGTGAGCTGGGGCTGGAAGTTCAAGGACGGCGACGCCTGGATCACAGTTTCGTTTGCCGAGGGTAAGGGCAAATACTTCACGAGCGGCGAACTGAAGTACGACGCGGAGAAGAAGAAGTACCTGCTCGCCCTCACCCCGTCCGCGAAGGGCGAAGCCGCCCAGACGTTCGAGGGCGCCTACGCGAAGGGCGCGCTGAAGGTCGAGCGCAAGGACCCGAAGACCAACGACGTGTACCGCCTCACACTGAACACCGCTGCCGAGGGCGAGCGGTTCGCCATGAAGTACGAGAAGCAGGACGGCGGGAAGGGCCTGTTCTCCGCGGTCCACGCGATGAACGGCAGCAAGGACGGCGTCGTTGCCGGCGCACCCAAGAAGCCGGAGTGCATCGTCTCGGGCGGTTCCGCCAACATCTCCGTGAGCTACAATGGCAAGGACTACTGGGTGTGCTGCTCCGGGTGCCGCGACGAGTTCAAAGAGAATCCAGAAAAGTACGTGAAGGGCAAGTAG